One part of the Gossypium raimondii isolate GPD5lz chromosome 1, ASM2569854v1, whole genome shotgun sequence genome encodes these proteins:
- the LOC105785448 gene encoding protein SRG1, which yields MESPTDAEFVNFGKSIIVPSVQELAKDPIAKIPPRYLRPLQEQPHSISPNHHLPSVPIIDLQKLAAGDFVDSELQRLHSACKKWGFFQVVNHSVSISLLEDFKLEIENFFKLPHEDKKLLWQKPDNHEGFGQLFVVSEDQKLDWSDMFYITTLPHNLRNIELFEKLPLKLRQAMEMYSIEVKNLALRILDFMARALNMGTEEMRELFNDGIQSMRINYYPPCPEPDMTIGFSPHSDADALTILFQLSETEGLQVRKDGKWVSIKPLPNALVVNIGDIMEIFSNGIYRSIEHRAVVNSTKERLSIATFYSSKLDSELGPALSLIGPSNPAIFRRVPLEKYFKEFFARRLNGKSYLDFMRIKTEEENEDCKNKT from the exons ATGGAGTCGCCAACAGATGCAGAATTTGTCAACTTTGGGAAATCTATCATCGTACCTAGTGTTCAAGAGTTAGCTAAGGACCCCATCGCCAAAATCCCACCTAGATATCTCCGCCCTCTTCAAGAACAACCTCACTCCATCTCACCCAATCATCACCTTCCTTCTGTCCCCATCATCGATCTTCAGAAACTTGCTGCTGGGGATTTCGTTGACTCTGAACTTCAAAGACTGCACTCTGCTTGTAAGAAATGGGGGTTCTTCCAG GTAGTGAACCATAGTGTTAGTATATCATTGTTGGAGGATTTCAAGTTGGAGATTGAAAATTTCTTCAAACTACCTCATGAAGATAAGAAGCTTCTTTGGCAAAAACCAGATAACCATGAAGGGTTTGGTCAATTGTTTGTAGTTTCAGAAGATCAGAAGCTAGATTGGTCAGATATGTTTTATATCACCACATTGCCACACAATCTTAGGAacattgaactatttgaaaagCTCCCCCTTAAGTTGAG GCAGGCCATGGAAATGTATTCTATTGAAGTGAAAAATCTAGCTTTGAGGATTTTAGATTTCATGGCTAGGGCCTTAAATATGGGCACCGAAGAAATGAGAGAGCTTTTCAATGATGGGATTCAATCAATGAGAATTAATTACTATCCACCATGCCCTGAACCAGATATGACCATTGGTTTCAGTCCTCATTCTGATGCTGATGCTTTGACGATTCTCTTTCAGCTCAGTGAAACGGAAGGCCTTCAAGTCCGAAAAGATGGAAAATGGGTTTCCATTAAGCCACTTCCCAATGCTTTAGTAGTTAACATTGGAGACATCATGGAG ATTTTCAGCAATGGGATATATCGTAGCATTGAGCATAGAGCAGTTGTAAACTCAACCAAAGAGAGGCTATCAATAGCAACTTTTTATAGCTCCAAGTTAGACTCGGAATTAGGCCCTGCACTTAGCCTTATTGGTCCCAGTAACCCTGCAATTTTTCGACGAGTCCCTTTGGAGAAATACTTCAAGGAATTTTTTGCTCGGAGACTAAATGGCAAGTCTTACCTTGATTTCATGAGAATTAAAACcgaggaagaaaatgaagattgtAAAAACAAAACTTGA